One Chanodichthys erythropterus isolate Z2021 chromosome 10, ASM2448905v1, whole genome shotgun sequence DNA segment encodes these proteins:
- the LOC137027821 gene encoding sarcalumenin-like isoform X1, translated as MRPFLPFCCLLSLLALTTAADAVGSETDPLVPLQLKSEGALFNCCDGTEDISQSSSNDTPAPNRPVCQPCGTGAHIDTAAEDVSSNEDEEDDVISEEKSEELSQEEASSEEIFEEEVQEEEAEVEKEASNEVEEEEVLEEAHEISEADSDVEAQMVVEESVEEEIEEEVVEEEEGLQTEDEAGEEERISQSEEEVVEEEGGEEQVIEEEAEVVPQPEELLEQVEERSEEVAEEDDVEEEAVTEEEEAHKVEPEAFVKVVETEEAEELAADDVEEVVELAHEVTEQLVEPTPEQIIIQEEIPALAEEVTVEEVSDDIPAPKASAKVEKKNPSGPAARDRSHIEETLRLATAEPSREFVDALKKLQHVYNSAINPLEKAYRYNELRQHEVSDAEINSKPMVLFLGPWSVGKSSMINYLLGLDDTSQQLYTGAEPTTSEYTVLMHGEKFRTIEGIVMAADSSRSFSPLEKFGQGFLEKLVGIEMPHKLLERVTFVDTPGIIENRKQQERGYPYSEVCQWFIDRADLIFLVFDPTKLDVGLELEMLFRQMKGRESQIRIILNKADSLTTQDLMRVYGALFWSMAPLINVTEPPRVYVSSFWPQDYSPDTNRDLFKREEISLLEDLNQVIENRLENKIAFIRQHGIRVRIHALLVDRYLQTYYEKLGWFSDPQEVFHDIVSDPDKFYIFKSILAKTNVSKFDLPEPEAYQDFFGVNPPSGFKLLSSYCSWTGGCLLEKIEKAITDDLPALISSLAERREAKAEAAAETKEKHQNRWRRQ; from the exons cAGATGCAGTGGGGTCTGAGACTGACCCGCTTGTGCCGCTCCAGCTGAAGTCTGAAGGTGCGCTGTTCAACTGCTGTGATGGCACAGAGGATATCAGCCAAAGCTCCTCCAATGACACTCCTGCACCAAACAGACCTGTCTGCCAACCCTGTGGCACCGGTGCACATATTGACACCGCGGCAGAAGATGTCAGCTCTAATGAGGACGAAGAGGATGACGTTATTTCAGAAGAGAAATCTGAAGAGTTGAGTCAAGAGGAGGCCTCTTCTGAAGAGATTTTTGAGGAGGAAGTACAAGAAGAGGAGGCAGAAGTTGAGAAAGAGGCATCCAATGAAGTGGAGGAGGAGGAAGTTCTTGAGGAGGCACATGAGATCTCAGAGGCAGACAGTGATGTAGAGGCACAAATGGTTGTTGAGGAATCTGTTGAAGAGGAGATTGAGGAGGAGGTGGTTGAGGAAGAGGAGGGTCTTCAGACTGAAGATGAGGCAGGCGAAGAAGAGAGAATTTCTCAGAGTGAAGAGGAGGTAGTTGAGGAAGAGGGAGGTGAGGAACAGGTGATTGAAGAAGAGGCAGAGGTGGTTCCTCAGCCTGAAGAGCTATTGGAGCAAGTGGAAGAGAGATCAGAAGAGGTAGCAGAGGAAGATGATGTAGAAGAGGAAGCTGTAACAGAGGAAGAAGAAGCTCATAAGGTTGAACCAGAAGCCTTTGTAAAAGTGGTGGAAACAGAAGAGGCTGAGGAACTGGCAGCAGATGATGTTGAGGAGGTTGTTGAATTGGCCCACGAGGTAACTGAGCAGCTTGTGGAACCAACTCCGGAACAAATTATTATCCAAGAAGAAATTCCTGCACTTGCTGAAGAAGTAACGGTGGAAGAAGTGTCAGATGATATACCGGCACCCAAGGCATCTGCCAAAG tggagaaaaaaaaccccTCAGGTCCTGCTGCAAGAGATCGGTCTCACATTGAAGAGACGCTGCGTCTGGCAACAGCTGAACCTTCACGGGAATTTGTCG ATGCTCTGAAGAAGCTGCAGCATGTCTACAACTCTGCAATTAATCCCTTGGAGAAGGCCTACAGATACAATGAGCTCAGACAGCATGAAGTGTCag ATGCAGAGATAAACTCTAAGCCCATGGTCCTGTTCCTTGGCCCTTGGAGCGTTGGCAAGTCTTCCATGATCAATTATCTTCTGGGTCTCGATGACACTTCACAACAGCTTTACACTG GGGCTGAGCCCACAACCTCAGAATACACTGTCCTAATGCACGGTGAGAAGTTTCGCACCATTGAGGGCATTGTTATGGCTGCGGACAGTTCCCGCTCTTTCTCGCCACTGGAGAAGTTTGGTCAGGGGTTCCTGGAAAAGCTGGTGGGAATCGAGATGCCGCACAAACTCCTTGAGCGTGTCACATTTGTGGATACACCTGGAATCATTGAGAACCGTAAACAACAAGAGAGAG GGTACCCCTATAGCGAAGTGTGCCAGTGGTTTATCGACCGTGCTGACCTCATCTTCCTGGTGTTTGACCCAACCAAACTGGATGTAGGATTAGAATTGGAAATGCTGTTCAGACAGATGAAGGGACGCGAGTCGCAGATCCGTATCATTCTCAACAAGGCTGACAGTCTGACAACCCAGGACTTAATGCGCGTATATggtgccctcttctggagcatgGCACCCCTGATAAACGTGACAGAACCCCCACGCGTCTACGTGAGCTCTTTCTGGCCGCAGGACTACTCTCCTGACACCAACAGAGACCTTTTTAAACGCGAGGAGATCTCCCTGTTGGAGGACCTAAATCAGGTCATTGAGAACCGCCTGGAAAACAAAATCGCCTTCATCCGCCAGCACGGTATCCGCGTGCGCATCCATGCCCTCCTGGTCGACCGCTACTTGCAGACGTATTACGAGAAGTTGGGATGGTTTAGTGACCCACAGGAGGTTTTCCATGATATTGTCAGTGACCCAGACAAATTCTACATTTTCAAGTCCATTCTGGCCAAGACCAATGTGAGCAAGTTCGACTTGCCAGAACCGGAGGCATACCAGGACTTCTTTGGAGTGAATCCTCCCAGCGGCTTCAAGCTCCTTTCCTCATACTGCAGCTGGACAGGAGGATGCCTGCTGGAGAAGATTGAGAAGGCCATCACAGATGACCTGCCGGCTTTGATCAGCAGTTTGGCAGAGAGAAGGGAAGCCAAGGCAGAGGCAGCTGCAGAAACCAAGGAGAAACACCAAAACCGTTGGCGGAGACAGTAG
- the LOC137027821 gene encoding sarcalumenin-like isoform X2: MRPFLPFCCLLSLLALTTADAVGSETDPLVPLQLKSEGALFNCCDGTEDISQSSSNDTPAPNRPVCQPCGTGAHIDTAAEDVSSNEDEEDDVISEEKSEELSQEEASSEEIFEEEVQEEEAEVEKEASNEVEEEEVLEEAHEISEADSDVEAQMVVEESVEEEIEEEVVEEEEGLQTEDEAGEEERISQSEEEVVEEEGGEEQVIEEEAEVVPQPEELLEQVEERSEEVAEEDDVEEEAVTEEEEAHKVEPEAFVKVVETEEAEELAADDVEEVVELAHEVTEQLVEPTPEQIIIQEEIPALAEEVTVEEVSDDIPAPKASAKVEKKNPSGPAARDRSHIEETLRLATAEPSREFVDALKKLQHVYNSAINPLEKAYRYNELRQHEVSDAEINSKPMVLFLGPWSVGKSSMINYLLGLDDTSQQLYTGAEPTTSEYTVLMHGEKFRTIEGIVMAADSSRSFSPLEKFGQGFLEKLVGIEMPHKLLERVTFVDTPGIIENRKQQERGYPYSEVCQWFIDRADLIFLVFDPTKLDVGLELEMLFRQMKGRESQIRIILNKADSLTTQDLMRVYGALFWSMAPLINVTEPPRVYVSSFWPQDYSPDTNRDLFKREEISLLEDLNQVIENRLENKIAFIRQHGIRVRIHALLVDRYLQTYYEKLGWFSDPQEVFHDIVSDPDKFYIFKSILAKTNVSKFDLPEPEAYQDFFGVNPPSGFKLLSSYCSWTGGCLLEKIEKAITDDLPALISSLAERREAKAEAAAETKEKHQNRWRRQ, from the exons ATGCAGTGGGGTCTGAGACTGACCCGCTTGTGCCGCTCCAGCTGAAGTCTGAAGGTGCGCTGTTCAACTGCTGTGATGGCACAGAGGATATCAGCCAAAGCTCCTCCAATGACACTCCTGCACCAAACAGACCTGTCTGCCAACCCTGTGGCACCGGTGCACATATTGACACCGCGGCAGAAGATGTCAGCTCTAATGAGGACGAAGAGGATGACGTTATTTCAGAAGAGAAATCTGAAGAGTTGAGTCAAGAGGAGGCCTCTTCTGAAGAGATTTTTGAGGAGGAAGTACAAGAAGAGGAGGCAGAAGTTGAGAAAGAGGCATCCAATGAAGTGGAGGAGGAGGAAGTTCTTGAGGAGGCACATGAGATCTCAGAGGCAGACAGTGATGTAGAGGCACAAATGGTTGTTGAGGAATCTGTTGAAGAGGAGATTGAGGAGGAGGTGGTTGAGGAAGAGGAGGGTCTTCAGACTGAAGATGAGGCAGGCGAAGAAGAGAGAATTTCTCAGAGTGAAGAGGAGGTAGTTGAGGAAGAGGGAGGTGAGGAACAGGTGATTGAAGAAGAGGCAGAGGTGGTTCCTCAGCCTGAAGAGCTATTGGAGCAAGTGGAAGAGAGATCAGAAGAGGTAGCAGAGGAAGATGATGTAGAAGAGGAAGCTGTAACAGAGGAAGAAGAAGCTCATAAGGTTGAACCAGAAGCCTTTGTAAAAGTGGTGGAAACAGAAGAGGCTGAGGAACTGGCAGCAGATGATGTTGAGGAGGTTGTTGAATTGGCCCACGAGGTAACTGAGCAGCTTGTGGAACCAACTCCGGAACAAATTATTATCCAAGAAGAAATTCCTGCACTTGCTGAAGAAGTAACGGTGGAAGAAGTGTCAGATGATATACCGGCACCCAAGGCATCTGCCAAAG tggagaaaaaaaaccccTCAGGTCCTGCTGCAAGAGATCGGTCTCACATTGAAGAGACGCTGCGTCTGGCAACAGCTGAACCTTCACGGGAATTTGTCG ATGCTCTGAAGAAGCTGCAGCATGTCTACAACTCTGCAATTAATCCCTTGGAGAAGGCCTACAGATACAATGAGCTCAGACAGCATGAAGTGTCag ATGCAGAGATAAACTCTAAGCCCATGGTCCTGTTCCTTGGCCCTTGGAGCGTTGGCAAGTCTTCCATGATCAATTATCTTCTGGGTCTCGATGACACTTCACAACAGCTTTACACTG GGGCTGAGCCCACAACCTCAGAATACACTGTCCTAATGCACGGTGAGAAGTTTCGCACCATTGAGGGCATTGTTATGGCTGCGGACAGTTCCCGCTCTTTCTCGCCACTGGAGAAGTTTGGTCAGGGGTTCCTGGAAAAGCTGGTGGGAATCGAGATGCCGCACAAACTCCTTGAGCGTGTCACATTTGTGGATACACCTGGAATCATTGAGAACCGTAAACAACAAGAGAGAG GGTACCCCTATAGCGAAGTGTGCCAGTGGTTTATCGACCGTGCTGACCTCATCTTCCTGGTGTTTGACCCAACCAAACTGGATGTAGGATTAGAATTGGAAATGCTGTTCAGACAGATGAAGGGACGCGAGTCGCAGATCCGTATCATTCTCAACAAGGCTGACAGTCTGACAACCCAGGACTTAATGCGCGTATATggtgccctcttctggagcatgGCACCCCTGATAAACGTGACAGAACCCCCACGCGTCTACGTGAGCTCTTTCTGGCCGCAGGACTACTCTCCTGACACCAACAGAGACCTTTTTAAACGCGAGGAGATCTCCCTGTTGGAGGACCTAAATCAGGTCATTGAGAACCGCCTGGAAAACAAAATCGCCTTCATCCGCCAGCACGGTATCCGCGTGCGCATCCATGCCCTCCTGGTCGACCGCTACTTGCAGACGTATTACGAGAAGTTGGGATGGTTTAGTGACCCACAGGAGGTTTTCCATGATATTGTCAGTGACCCAGACAAATTCTACATTTTCAAGTCCATTCTGGCCAAGACCAATGTGAGCAAGTTCGACTTGCCAGAACCGGAGGCATACCAGGACTTCTTTGGAGTGAATCCTCCCAGCGGCTTCAAGCTCCTTTCCTCATACTGCAGCTGGACAGGAGGATGCCTGCTGGAGAAGATTGAGAAGGCCATCACAGATGACCTGCCGGCTTTGATCAGCAGTTTGGCAGAGAGAAGGGAAGCCAAGGCAGAGGCAGCTGCAGAAACCAAGGAGAAACACCAAAACCGTTGGCGGAGACAGTAG